Proteins found in one Brachypodium distachyon strain Bd21 chromosome 5, Brachypodium_distachyon_v3.0, whole genome shotgun sequence genomic segment:
- the LOC100822506 gene encoding amino acid transporter AVT1I: protein MAIGGGAAPHHNPPGDVDSPAGALPDFEQPLLRAHGGLQAGKQDPAAAHDHEAQCPPDTAGATSLRTCFNGLNALSGVGLLSIPYALAEGGWLSLILLLAVAMVCCYTGQLLQRCMGASPAVRGYPDIGALAFGRKGRFAVSAFMYAELYLVAIGFLILEGDNLDKLFPGTSLRLGNGLLVVSGKPLFIVLVSVAILPTTWLRNLGVLAYVSASGVLASAVLVLCVLWAAVVDGVGFQGKGTSLLNVRGLPTALGLYTFCYCGHAIFPTLCNSMKEKDKFSKVLVICFVACTLNYGSMAILGYLMYGDEVESQVTLNLPEGKLSSRLAIYTALINPFSKYALMVTPVATAIEERLLAGNNKRSMNMLIRTFIVLSTVIIALTVPFFGHLMALVGSLLSVMASMLLPCICYLKIFGLARCSRAEVALIGAIIVLGSLVAASGTYSSVKKIIDEF, encoded by the exons ATGGCCATTGGCGGAGGAGCGGCTCCGCACCATAATCCTCCCGGCGACGTGGACTCGCCCGCGGGCGCGCTCCCGGACTTCGAGCAGCCCCTCCTCCGCGCGCACGGCGGCCTTCAGGCGGGCAAGCAGGACCCCGCCGCGGCGCACGACCACGAGGCGCAGTGCCCGCCGGACACCGCCGGCGCGACGTCCCTACGGACCTGCTTCAATGGCCTCAACGCCCTCTCAG GTGTCGGGCTGCTGTCCATCCCGTACGCGCTGGCGGAGGGCGGGTGGCTAAGCCTGATCCTCCTTCTCGCCGTGGCCATGGTCTGCTGCTACACGGGCCAGCTCCTGCAGCGCTGCATGGGCGCGTCCCCTGCCGTGCGCGGTTACCCGGACATCGGCGCCCTGGCGTTCGGGCGCAAAGGCCGCTTCGCCGTCTCGGCATTCATGTACGCCGAGCTCTACCTCGTGGCCATCggcttcctcatcctcgaggGCGACAACCTCGACAAGCTGTTCCCCGGCACCAGCCTCAGACTCGGCAACGGgctcctcgtcgtctccgGGAAGCCCCTCTTCATCGTGCTCGTGTCCGTCGCCATCCTGCCTACCACGTGGCTCAGGAACCTCGGCGTGCTCGCCTACGTGTCCGCCAGCGGCGTGCTCGCGTCGGCCGTCCTGGTCCTGTGCGTGCTCTGGGCTGCGGTCGTCGACGGCGTCGGGTTTCAGGGGAAGGGGACCTCCTTGCTCAATGTCCGTGGCCTGCCCACTGCTCTCGGGCTCTACACCTTCTGCTACTGTGGCCATGCCATATTCCCAACGTTGTGCAACTCCATGAAGGAAAaggacaagttctccaag GTACTGGTCATATGCTTCGTGGCATGCACCCTCAACTACGGATCCATGGCCATACTCGGCTACCTCATGTACGGGGACGAGGTCGAATCACAGGTGACCCTGAACCTCCCGGAAGGAAAGCTCAGCTCGAGGCTGGCAATATACACGGCCCTCATCAACCCGTTCTCCAAGTACGCTCTGATGGTGACCCCTGTGGCGACAGCGATCGAAGAGAGGCTGCTCGCCGGCAACAACAAGAGGTCCATGAACATGCTGATCAGGACCTTCATCGTCCTCAGCACGGTCATCATAGCCCTGACGGTCCCTTTCTTCGGCCACCTGATGGCGCTCGTCGGCTCGCTCCTCAGCGTCATGGCCTCGATGCTGCTCCCGTGCATCTGCTACCTCAAGATCTTTGGCCTGGCGAGGTGCAGCAGGGCAGAGGTTGCGCTCATCGGCGCCATCATCGTTCTTGGCTCCTTGGTTGCCGCAAGCGGGACTTACTCTTCCGTGAAGAAGATTATTGACGAGTTCTGA
- the LOC100821985 gene encoding cyclic pyranopterin monophosphate synthase, mitochondrial: protein MSIFRFILPTIMRSRSWKCFATGIPSDAIAELNKEMESIFGESPSPSPLGGSSPPQQPAQPTSEAWEVQPALTHVDSSGQAKMVDVSPKQDSERVAIASCRVLLGQKAFNLVASNQIAKGDVLTVAKIAAITGAKQTSNLIPLCHNINLSHVRVDLTLNEEDSSVIIEGEVATSGKTGVEMEAMTAVAIAGLTVYDMCKAASKDICVTDICLQHKSGGKSGNWSRS, encoded by the exons ATGTCCATCTTCCGTTTCATCCTCCCGACAATAATGAGGAGTAGAAGCTGGAAATGCTTTGCTACTGGGATTCCTTCTGATGCTATAGCGGAGCTTAATAAG GAAATGGAATCAATATTTGGTGAATCTCCTTCACCCAGTCCTTTGGGTGGTTCAAGTCCTCCCCAGCAGCCAGCCCAGCCAACTTCTGAAGCCTGGGAGGTACAACCAGCGCTTACCCATGTTGATAGCAGTGGCCAGGCAAAGATGGTTGATGTCTCACCAAAACAAGACAGTGAGAGAGTCGCTATAGCCAGCTGCAGGGTCTTGCTAGGACAAAAGGCGTTTAACTTGGTGGCATCAAACCAGATTGCCAAAGGCGACGTACTAACTGTTGCAAAGATAGCTGCAATAACTGGTGCGAAGCAAACTAGCAACCTCATACCCCTGTGCCACAACATCAATCTCTCCCATGTTCGTGTTGATCTCACTCTCAATGAAGAGGACTCTAGTGTCATCATAGAAGGGGAAGTGGCAACTAGCGGGAAAACAGGGGTTGAGATGGAAGCAATGACTGCCGTGGCCATTGCCGGACTGACGGTTTATGACATGTGCAAAGCCGCTTCAAAGGACATTTGTGTAACGGATATCTGCCTCCAGCACAAATCTGGGGGAAAGAGTGGAAACTGGTCAAGGAGTTAG
- the LOC100822294 gene encoding NAC domain-containing protein 92 produces MEHEEQQAMDLPPGFRFHPTDEELITHYLAKKVADARFTAFAVSEADLNKCEPWDLPSLARMGEKEWYFFCLKDRKYPTGLRTNRATESGYWKATGKDKDIFRGKGTLVGMKKTLVFYTGRAPKGEKSGWVMHEYRLHGKSTASSKNEWVLCRVFKKSLVGVVASSASASAAVKKGAMGMEDTIGTSSMAAVGTTQLPPLLDMSGSGFVDPAAAHVTCFSNNALEAAGGHGHGHGHFFNSATADDHHHGGLGAASSSSTPFLANYAQYGLVQLLESSSGYRGLDMAAPCKQQQQPAAAACKEMLMSASQDTGLTSDVHPEISSSSGGAQKFDHEPALWGY; encoded by the exons ATGGAGCACGAGGAGCAGCAGGCCATGGACCTCCCGCCGGGCTTCCGCTTCCACCCGACGGACGAGGAGCTCATCACGCACTACCTGGCCAAGAAGGTCGCCGACGCCCGCTTCACGGCGTTCGCCGTCTCCGAGGCCGACCTCAACAAGTGCGAGCCATGGGACCTGCCAT cGCTGGCTAGGATGGGGGAGAAGGAATGGTACTTCTTCTGCCTCAAGGACCGCAAGTACCCGACGGGCCTGAGGACGAACCGGGCGACGGAGTCCGGGTACTGGAAGGCCACGGGCAAGGACAAGGACATCTTCAGGGGCAAGGGAACCCTCGTCGGCATGAAGAAGACGCTCGTCTTCTACACGGGGCGTGCGCCCAAGGGCGAGAAGTCCGGCTGGGTCATGCACGAGTACCGCCTCCACGGCAAGTCCACCGCATCGTCCAAG AACGAGTGGGTGTTGTGCAGGGTGTTCAAGAAGAGCCTGGTGGGCGTAGTagcgtcgtcggcgtcggcgtcggcggcagTGAAGAAAGGCGCCATGGGGATGGAAGACACGATAGGGAcgtcctccatggccgccgtcgGTACTACACAGCTCCCTCCGCTCTTGGACAtgtccggctccggcttcgtCGACCCGGCCGCTGCACACGTGACCTGCTTCTCCAACAAcgcgctggaggcggcgggcggccacggccacggccacggccacttCTTCAACAGCGCAACAGCCGACGATCACCATCACGGCGGCCTAGGCGCCGCGTCCTCCTCTTCCACGCCGTTCTTGGCGAACTACGCGCAGTACGGGCTGGTGCAGCTCCTCGAGAGCAGCAGCGGGTACCGCGGCCTCGACATGGCAGCGCCgtgcaagcagcagcagcagccggccgctgccgcgtGCAAGGAGATGCTGATGAGCGCGTCGCAGGACACCGGGCTCACCTCCGACGTGCACCCCGagatctcttcttcctccggcgGCGCCCAAAAGTTCGACCATGAGCCCGCGCTCTGGGGCTACTAG